In the Pithys albifrons albifrons isolate INPA30051 chromosome 3, PitAlb_v1, whole genome shotgun sequence genome, one interval contains:
- the MYF6 gene encoding myogenic factor 6: MMDLFETGSYFFYLDGENGALQQLEMAEGSPLYPGSDGTLSPCQDQMQPEAGSDSSGEEHVLAPPGLQPPHFPGQCLIWACKTCKRKSAPTDRRKAATLRERRRLKKINEAFEALKRRTVANPNQRLPKVEILRSAISYIERLQDLLHRLDQQEKMQEIGGDPFSFSPKQGNIPSSDFLSTCSSDWQTVSDHSRALGISPKEGGSVVESSASSSLRCLSSIVDSISSDKPKLPSTEEAVEK; the protein is encoded by the exons ATGATGGACCTTTTTGAAACTGGCTCCTATTTCTTCTACTTGGACGGCGAGAATggagccctgcagcagctggagatggCTGAGGGATCCCCTCTGTACCCAGGCAGCGATGGCACCTTGTCCCCATGTCAGGACCAAATGCAGCCAGAGGCCGGCAGTGACAGCAGCGGAGAGGAGCATGTGCTGGCACCCCCGGGACTGCAACCCCCTCACTTCCCCGGCCAGTGTTTGATCTGGGCTTGTAAAACTTGCAAGAGAAAGTCGGCCCCCACGGACAGACGGAAAGCAGCCACTCTGCGGGAAAGGAGGAGACTGAAGAAGATCAATGAAGCCTTCGAGGCTCTGAAAAGGCGGACTGTGGCGAACCCCAACCAAAGGCTGCCCAAGGTGGAGATACTGAGGAGCGCCATCAGCTACATAGAGAGGCTACAGGACCTCTTGCACAGGCTGGATCAGCAGGAGAAAATGCAGGAGATCGGGGGGGACCCCTTCAGTTTCAGCCCTAAGCAGGGAAAT ATCCCCAGTTCGGACTTCCTGAGCACCTGCAGCTCCGACTGGCAAACAGTTTCTGACCATTCCCGAGCCCTAGGAATCAGCCCCAAAGAAG GAGGCTCCGTTGTCGAGTCGTCGGCCTCCAGCAGCCTTCGCTGCCTCTCATCAATAGTGGACAGTATTTCTTCCGACAAGCCCAAACTGCCCAGTACGGAGGAAGCAGTGGAGAAATAA